Proteins from a genomic interval of Paenibacillus lentus:
- a CDS encoding YycC family protein, with amino-acid sequence MKPLQVSPETAVKLAEKLKVPLEHLMHMPQHILMQKIAEIAKEEAANPPSSNNSGTSS; translated from the coding sequence ATGAAGCCACTACAAGTCTCACCGGAAACTGCTGTAAAACTAGCCGAAAAACTAAAGGTGCCTCTTGAGCACCTTATGCATATGCCACAGCATATATTAATGCAAAAAATCGCCGAAATCGCCAAGGAAGAAGCGGCAAATCCTCCATCTTCCAATAATTCCGGTACATCCTCATGA
- the ylbJ gene encoding sporulation integral membrane protein YlbJ — protein MNLARFTTSLMVITLATVGVLMLSYPQASWEAGVTGLAIWWEVLFPSLFPFFVISELMLGFGIVHFIGKLLDPLMKPLFRIPGSGGFVAAMGFASGYPVSAKLATKLRQQQLISRIEGERLVAFTTSSDPIFLIGAVSVGFFGSSKLAGILALAHYGSALILGFVMRFYGTSQVTLDQEICHQINPVKSSTPSSKPSNPPAKFSLRLALRAMHEARQNDGRSLGELLKQAISSSLQLMAVVGGLVVVFSVILELLTASGMMTLLYASIESFLGLTGLPSALAEPFVGGMFEVTLGAKAAAAPAAVPLIYKAAAAAFILSWGGLSVHAQVASILNGADLRYAPFLAARFIHGIMAMVLLLLLWNPLMGSQTDSAWLNSLGKEMPTGWSSIPDAFLIFLKMISVLLILSLLAQIIHRLLTRGEGRSRK, from the coding sequence ATGAATTTAGCACGATTCACCACATCTCTGATGGTGATAACCCTAGCAACAGTCGGTGTTCTGATGCTGTCGTACCCCCAAGCTTCCTGGGAAGCAGGCGTTACGGGGCTCGCCATTTGGTGGGAAGTGTTATTCCCCTCCTTATTTCCCTTCTTTGTCATCTCTGAATTAATGCTCGGCTTCGGGATCGTTCATTTCATTGGAAAACTGCTTGATCCCCTCATGAAGCCTTTATTCCGTATCCCAGGCAGCGGGGGTTTCGTCGCGGCCATGGGGTTCGCTTCCGGCTACCCTGTCAGCGCCAAGCTCGCCACCAAGCTCAGACAGCAGCAGCTTATTAGCCGCATAGAAGGCGAACGACTTGTGGCCTTCACTACTTCGTCTGACCCCATCTTTCTGATCGGCGCCGTATCGGTTGGTTTCTTTGGCAGCTCTAAGCTAGCCGGCATTCTCGCATTAGCCCATTACGGAAGTGCCCTGATTCTGGGCTTCGTGATGAGGTTCTACGGCACTAGTCAGGTTACCCTGGACCAAGAAATCTGCCATCAAATCAATCCGGTTAAAAGCTCAACACCGTCAAGCAAACCATCTAATCCTCCCGCAAAATTCAGCCTGCGACTTGCCCTGAGAGCGATGCACGAGGCTAGGCAAAATGACGGGCGCAGCCTAGGTGAACTGCTGAAGCAGGCCATTTCCTCCTCCCTACAGCTTATGGCGGTAGTCGGCGGACTGGTCGTCGTCTTCTCGGTTATTCTTGAGCTGCTGACCGCTTCAGGCATGATGACCTTGCTCTATGCCAGTATCGAATCCTTTTTAGGCTTGACTGGCCTGCCAAGCGCTTTGGCCGAGCCCTTCGTGGGAGGTATGTTTGAGGTTACACTTGGGGCAAAGGCAGCTGCGGCGCCAGCGGCTGTCCCGCTCATATATAAAGCTGCGGCGGCGGCATTTATTTTGTCCTGGGGAGGGTTGTCCGTACATGCACAGGTTGCCAGTATTTTGAACGGGGCGGATTTGCGCTATGCTCCCTTCTTAGCCGCTCGCTTTATTCACGGCATTATGGCAATGGTACTATTACTGCTCCTTTGGAACCCACTGATGGGCTCGCAAACAGACTCTGCATGGCTAAACTCATTAGGAAAAGAAATGCCAACAGGGTGGAGCAGTATTCCTGATGCTTTTTTAATCTTTCTAAAAATGATCTCGGTACTCCTTATTTTATCACTGCTTGCCCAAATCATTCATCGTCTGCTGACGCGAGGCGAAGGGAGATCAAGGAAATGA
- the lipA gene encoding lipoyl synthase, whose translation MSKLAKEPKPEWIRIKLTTGDNYQEIKEMMRSKTLHTVCEEARCPNIYECWANRTATFMILGDICTRACRFCAVNTGMPTELDLQEPERVADAAEKMGLRHCVVTSVARDDLKDGGATIFAETVRAIRARLPLCSVEVLIPDFLGNEDSLRIVMDAKPDILNHNIETVERLSDRVRAKAKYRRSLELLQRAKRMQPDIPTKSSIMLGVGEEWEEILQAMDDLRAVDCDILTIGQYLQPSPQHLSVEKYYRPEQFAELKEEGMKRGFSHVESGPLVRSSYHAHEQVKSAKSHQASVPAEI comes from the coding sequence TTGTCCAAACTAGCTAAAGAACCAAAACCGGAATGGATTCGAATCAAGTTGACGACTGGCGATAATTATCAGGAAATTAAAGAGATGATGCGTTCAAAGACATTACATACGGTATGCGAAGAAGCGCGTTGTCCAAACATATATGAATGCTGGGCAAACCGAACGGCCACATTTATGATTCTAGGGGATATTTGTACCCGGGCCTGCCGGTTCTGTGCGGTTAATACAGGCATGCCTACGGAGCTGGATCTGCAGGAGCCGGAGCGGGTCGCCGATGCTGCTGAGAAAATGGGGCTGCGCCATTGTGTAGTCACCAGTGTGGCACGGGATGATTTGAAGGATGGCGGAGCGACTATATTTGCAGAGACGGTTCGCGCAATACGGGCGCGTTTGCCGCTTTGCAGCGTCGAGGTGCTGATTCCCGACTTTTTAGGCAATGAGGATTCGTTGCGTATTGTCATGGATGCTAAACCGGATATTCTTAACCACAATATTGAGACGGTAGAACGTCTTTCCGATCGTGTACGCGCCAAGGCGAAATATCGCCGCTCCTTGGAGCTTCTGCAGCGCGCAAAGCGAATGCAGCCTGATATTCCTACGAAATCCAGCATTATGCTGGGCGTAGGTGAGGAGTGGGAAGAAATTTTGCAAGCGATGGATGATTTGCGGGCTGTCGATTGCGATATTTTGACGATCGGCCAATATTTACAGCCTTCACCGCAGCATCTCAGTGTGGAGAAATACTATCGGCCGGAGCAATTTGCCGAACTGAAGGAAGAGGGCATGAAGCGCGGGTTTAGCCACGTTGAATCAGGCCCGCTTGTCCGAAGTTCTTATCATGCTCATGAGCAGGTTAAGTCGGCGAAGAGCCATCAGGCAAGCGTTCCGGCAGAAATTTAA
- a CDS encoding globin → MNPSLSIYDNLGGEKAIRQLVEAFYPKVQANPLLGPLFPEDIRPVMEKQFMFLSQFFGGPSLFSDAFGHPMMRARHLPFPVTRERAEAWLACMTEALGEIGVDNELKDFIIQRLSGPAFHFVNTP, encoded by the coding sequence GTGAACCCAAGTTTAAGCATTTATGATAATCTGGGCGGCGAGAAGGCTATTCGGCAGCTTGTGGAGGCTTTTTATCCGAAGGTGCAGGCAAACCCGCTGCTCGGGCCTTTATTCCCAGAGGATATTCGGCCGGTGATGGAGAAACAGTTTATGTTCTTATCGCAATTTTTCGGTGGACCATCGTTGTTTTCGGACGCTTTCGGTCATCCGATGATGCGGGCGAGACATCTGCCCTTCCCAGTTACACGTGAAAGAGCCGAAGCTTGGCTGGCTTGCATGACTGAAGCATTGGGAGAAATCGGGGTTGATAATGAACTGAAGGATTTTATCATTCAACGGTTATCTGGACCTGCTTTTCATTTTGTAAATACACCTTAA
- a CDS encoding M3 family oligoendopeptidase, producing the protein MAQLTDPVQLTWELDSIFTGGSASSDFEDFLQRLQADISALHRDLQNHHAPQSLEDAASLDPLISGVQSAAAKIVEADSFVACLTAENQHDKKAVQLSGKVTSLRAAFENVMTLFQNLLRNTEDELWEKWMLREQIAPISFVLSEKRDAAREKLAPELESLASDLAIDGYHGWGQHYDTIVSKVAVPFKDGDGKLTSLSVGQAANKLEDSSRAVREETFKNWEQAWSGVADYCADTLNRLAGFRIKLYEKRGWNDILKEPLDINRMSRATLDMMWQVIAENKPVFVEYLNRKAKLMGVDKLSWSDLEAPIGESAGKITYDAAADEIVKQFRNFSPKLADFSAEAFNKRWIEAEDRPGKRPGGFCTSLPVSQQTRIFMTFGGTVSNVSTLAHELGHAYHQYLMDELPQFNQDYAMNVAETASTFAEMIVADALVKNAADDKQKLSLLADKIGSSISFFMNIHARFLFETRFYERRKHGALSADELSVLMEEAQREAYQGALASYHPHFWASKLHFYITDVPFYNFPYTFGYMFSTGLYARAQREGEGFAAKYDALLQDTGRMTVEELASKHLGVDLTKPDFWREAMSVAVADVEAFLKLTE; encoded by the coding sequence ATGGCACAATTGACAGATCCAGTACAACTGACATGGGAGCTGGATTCTATTTTTACCGGAGGTTCTGCCTCGTCCGATTTTGAGGATTTCTTACAGCGGTTGCAGGCTGATATTTCAGCGTTGCATCGTGATTTGCAGAATCACCATGCTCCTCAGAGCTTGGAGGATGCAGCGAGCCTAGATCCATTGATCAGCGGGGTGCAGAGCGCGGCTGCTAAAATTGTGGAGGCTGACAGCTTTGTAGCCTGCCTGACGGCAGAAAACCAACATGATAAGAAGGCAGTGCAGCTATCCGGCAAAGTAACCTCGTTGCGGGCTGCGTTTGAGAACGTGATGACATTGTTTCAAAATCTGCTGCGAAATACGGAGGATGAACTATGGGAAAAATGGATGCTCCGTGAGCAGATTGCCCCGATTTCATTTGTACTGAGCGAAAAGCGTGATGCTGCCCGCGAGAAGCTGGCGCCAGAGCTGGAGAGTCTTGCTTCTGACTTGGCCATCGATGGTTATCATGGTTGGGGACAGCATTATGATACCATCGTGTCGAAGGTGGCAGTACCATTCAAGGACGGAGACGGCAAGCTTACGTCCTTGTCTGTTGGCCAGGCTGCAAACAAGCTGGAGGACAGCAGCCGGGCGGTACGGGAAGAGACGTTTAAAAATTGGGAGCAGGCCTGGAGCGGGGTTGCGGATTATTGTGCCGATACACTTAATCGGCTGGCAGGTTTCCGAATTAAGCTTTATGAAAAACGAGGCTGGAATGATATTCTGAAGGAGCCGCTAGATATCAATCGAATGTCTCGGGCAACTCTGGACATGATGTGGCAGGTCATTGCGGAGAACAAACCGGTGTTTGTCGAGTATTTGAATCGAAAGGCCAAGCTTATGGGGGTGGATAAGCTCTCTTGGAGCGACCTGGAGGCCCCAATCGGCGAATCTGCAGGCAAAATCACCTATGATGCTGCTGCGGACGAAATCGTCAAACAGTTCCGCAACTTTAGTCCGAAGCTGGCGGATTTCTCGGCGGAGGCCTTTAATAAACGTTGGATCGAAGCCGAGGATCGCCCGGGCAAGCGCCCAGGAGGCTTTTGTACCTCGCTTCCGGTTAGCCAGCAGACGCGCATCTTTATGACCTTTGGCGGTACGGTTTCTAATGTTTCCACGCTGGCTCACGAGCTGGGACATGCGTATCACCAATACCTTATGGATGAGCTGCCGCAATTCAATCAGGATTATGCGATGAACGTTGCCGAAACGGCTTCCACTTTTGCAGAAATGATCGTTGCGGATGCACTCGTAAAGAATGCTGCGGACGACAAGCAAAAGCTGAGCTTGCTGGCTGATAAAATTGGGAGCAGCATCAGCTTTTTCATGAACATTCATGCTCGCTTCCTGTTTGAGACGCGTTTCTATGAGCGAAGAAAGCATGGGGCGCTAAGTGCGGATGAGTTGTCCGTACTGATGGAGGAAGCTCAGCGTGAGGCATATCAAGGGGCGTTGGCCTCTTATCACCCTCACTTCTGGGCATCGAAGCTGCATTTCTATATTACTGATGTGCCGTTCTATAATTTCCCTTATACGTTCGGATATATGTTCAGCACAGGGCTGTACGCGAGAGCTCAGCGTGAGGGAGAGGGCTTTGCTGCGAAATATGATGCCTTACTGCAGGATACGGGACGGATGACGGTGGAGGAGCTGGCCAGCAAGCATCTGGGAGTCGATCTGACCAAACCCGATTTCTGGCGCGAGGCCATGTCCGTAGCGGTAGCCGATGTAGAGGCGTTCTTAAAATTGACGGAATAA
- a CDS encoding YutD family protein produces MIQIGGRTYELIQNYKDAWDVEVFKQRYSEVLDRYDYILGDWGYEKLRLKGFLRDNHPKVNRDTAYSGITDYINEYCNFGCAYFVLQKTKEHKENRGSQKASTPNAASAAE; encoded by the coding sequence ATGATTCAGATCGGTGGCAGAACATACGAGTTAATACAGAATTACAAGGACGCATGGGACGTAGAGGTGTTTAAGCAGAGATATAGCGAAGTGTTGGATCGGTATGATTATATTCTTGGGGATTGGGGCTACGAGAAGCTGAGACTTAAAGGCTTCCTGCGGGACAACCATCCCAAGGTGAACCGGGATACTGCTTATTCGGGCATCACGGATTATATCAATGAATACTGTAATTTTGGCTGCGCTTATTTTGTCCTTCAAAAGACAAAGGAGCATAAGGAGAACAGGGGAAGCCAGAAGGCTTCAACGCCAAATGCAGCGTCTGCCGCAGAATAA
- a CDS encoding S41 family peptidase, producing the protein MIKSWYKAVLIPLLFLTLCLPQAAYAESPANEATEPDDLEILREVLQYLNDNNIEGVRREEFIENAIRGMVHTLEDPYSDYFTQEELQEFEDQLNQEYVGIGALIRFTQGKLYVTEVLEGSPAKSAGLRKGDIIAKVDDHQVTSAEDIHLIHGEENTKVNVTIKRGGSQLSFMITRAHFALPSVSSRMISSGDIGYIAISTFSDQADEEFAAHLNKLRKLGMKSLVLDLRDNLGGYVESAQNITKHFIKDGVLMYTESQNGKLEAIKITKGSSLGMPVVILTNEWTASASEILTAALRDNGIATVVGTQTYGKARIQNIYSLSNGGSLKLTILKYLTPNREDFNYIGLEPDIEVNLNPTAQLIVAMHEIGLKNFEVSGNPSELNINNVSFTGYLDVVQEGNKVYAQSRVLAALVQGNASWATNTGVLTITDNSGKQQFKRSAGSVKILNDETYIELQDFQKKYPAIEWSYQQDTLKLKVQAN; encoded by the coding sequence ATGATTAAGTCATGGTACAAAGCAGTTTTAATTCCTCTTCTTTTTCTTACCCTTTGTCTTCCTCAAGCCGCATACGCGGAGAGTCCTGCGAATGAAGCAACAGAGCCCGACGATCTTGAAATACTTCGGGAAGTCTTGCAATACTTGAATGACAACAATATCGAAGGTGTCAGACGAGAAGAGTTCATCGAAAATGCCATACGCGGCATGGTTCACACATTAGAAGACCCGTATTCGGATTATTTCACCCAAGAAGAACTTCAGGAATTTGAAGATCAGCTCAATCAGGAGTATGTCGGCATCGGAGCTCTGATCCGTTTTACTCAAGGCAAGCTCTATGTGACCGAAGTGCTCGAAGGTTCTCCAGCCAAATCGGCAGGTCTGCGTAAAGGAGATATCATTGCCAAAGTCGATGATCACCAGGTTACAAGTGCAGAGGATATTCACCTCATTCATGGCGAGGAAAATACGAAGGTGAACGTCACGATCAAAAGAGGGGGCAGCCAGCTAAGCTTTATGATTACTCGTGCTCACTTCGCATTGCCCTCCGTATCGAGCCGAATGATCTCATCGGGAGATATCGGATATATCGCCATCTCCACATTCTCGGATCAAGCGGACGAAGAGTTTGCCGCCCATTTGAACAAGCTCCGTAAGTTAGGGATGAAATCACTCGTTCTTGATCTACGTGACAATCTTGGGGGATATGTGGAATCAGCACAGAACATCACCAAGCATTTTATCAAAGACGGCGTACTGATGTACACCGAAAGCCAGAACGGGAAATTGGAAGCTATTAAAATAACGAAAGGCAGCTCGCTCGGCATGCCGGTCGTTATTTTAACCAATGAATGGACAGCCAGTGCTTCAGAAATTCTAACCGCGGCGCTGCGGGACAACGGCATCGCAACTGTCGTCGGGACTCAAACCTATGGTAAAGCACGAATTCAAAATATTTACTCTTTATCGAATGGCGGCTCTTTAAAGCTTACGATCCTGAAATACCTAACACCGAACCGCGAGGACTTTAACTATATCGGTCTCGAACCCGATATTGAGGTCAACCTAAACCCAACTGCCCAGCTCATTGTGGCAATGCACGAAATCGGCCTGAAAAACTTCGAAGTAAGCGGCAATCCTTCTGAGTTAAACATTAACAATGTTTCCTTCACCGGTTACCTTGATGTCGTGCAAGAGGGGAACAAAGTTTATGCCCAATCTCGCGTGCTAGCTGCCCTTGTTCAGGGCAATGCCTCCTGGGCAACCAACACCGGGGTGTTGACGATAACCGATAACTCGGGTAAGCAGCAGTTCAAACGAAGTGCCGGGAGCGTAAAAATTCTTAACGACGAGACCTATATCGAGCTCCAGGATTTTCAGAAGAAATATCCTGCCATCGAATGGAGCTATCAGCAAGATACTTTGAAGCTCAAGGTTCAAGCGAATTAA
- a CDS encoding NAD kinase, whose amino-acid sequence MRYYVLDRGDQLSVELSEKFHQLAAKQGLQLDAESPEIVVSIGGDGTMLHAFHTFIDRIPSISFVGVHTGHLGFFADWQANEIPDLVDMIARHKDESVLKPRIVQYPLIELEIQKKSGTSSYICLNEFTLKGVDGTIVAQVDINDQMFEMFRGDGFCISTPSGSTAYNKSLGGAIIHPSIKALQISEIASINNRVFRTIGSSLVLPEHHHCDIYSRKEQNLLLTLDHINHPISDLISVRCQVATQSISFVRYRPFPFWDRVRNAFLG is encoded by the coding sequence TTGAGATATTACGTTCTTGACCGTGGAGATCAATTGTCTGTTGAATTGAGTGAGAAATTCCACCAATTGGCCGCTAAACAAGGTCTTCAGTTGGATGCAGAGTCACCGGAGATCGTCGTTTCCATTGGGGGAGACGGAACGATGCTCCACGCTTTCCATACGTTTATTGACCGTATTCCGTCGATCTCATTTGTAGGGGTACATACGGGGCATCTCGGTTTTTTTGCCGATTGGCAGGCCAATGAAATTCCTGATCTCGTAGATATGATCGCCCGACACAAAGATGAATCCGTGCTCAAGCCCCGGATCGTTCAATATCCCCTGATTGAGCTGGAAATTCAGAAAAAATCAGGAACCTCCTCGTATATTTGTCTGAATGAATTCACGCTCAAGGGTGTGGACGGGACGATTGTCGCCCAAGTCGATATCAATGATCAAATGTTCGAAATGTTTCGTGGAGACGGCTTTTGCATTTCTACGCCATCCGGTAGCACGGCTTACAATAAGAGCCTAGGCGGAGCTATTATCCATCCTTCGATTAAAGCGTTGCAAATCTCTGAAATTGCTTCAATCAATAACCGGGTCTTCCGAACAATCGGCTCGTCCCTGGTACTGCCTGAACATCATCATTGTGATATTTATTCCCGCAAGGAACAGAATTTGCTGCTCACTTTGGATCATATCAACCATCCGATCAGCGACCTCATCTCTGTACGCTGCCAGGTGGCAACGCAAAGCATCAGCTTTGTGCGCTATCGTCCTTTTCCTTTCTGGGATCGCGTTCGTAATGCTTTTCTAGGTTAA
- a CDS encoding DUF2225 domain-containing protein, giving the protein MELEPLYKIKVTCAYCEKEFSTSRVRPSLKRAFRTDTDFCGYYREENPDYYVVRICPSCGFASTENSHHRLTEHQRKAFEQNISNRLVKRDYGGRRSWENALETYKLALLCAQTIGEKERIIASLLHHIAWLYRYREDHEQEQRFLKHALNSYIKVYENEGAGDNDARLMYLIGELNRRIGENNEAVKWFARVINDKKIMDAAMIRACREQWALLREEMQSKGEELTEEVKG; this is encoded by the coding sequence TTGGAACTGGAACCTCTTTATAAAATCAAAGTCACCTGTGCCTATTGTGAGAAAGAGTTCTCTACTTCTCGGGTGAGGCCAAGCCTAAAGCGGGCCTTTCGGACGGATACTGATTTTTGCGGCTATTACCGGGAGGAGAATCCGGATTATTATGTAGTGCGGATCTGCCCTTCCTGCGGATTTGCTTCTACGGAGAATTCACATCATCGATTGACAGAACATCAGCGTAAAGCATTCGAACAGAATATTAGCAATCGATTGGTGAAGCGAGATTATGGAGGCCGTAGAAGCTGGGAGAACGCGCTGGAGACATATAAGCTGGCATTGCTTTGCGCACAGACGATTGGCGAGAAGGAAAGAATCATCGCAAGTTTGCTTCACCATATCGCCTGGTTGTATCGCTATCGTGAGGATCATGAGCAAGAGCAGCGCTTTTTAAAACATGCTCTGAATTCTTACATAAAAGTATACGAGAATGAGGGCGCTGGTGATAATGATGCCAGGTTGATGTATTTAATCGGTGAATTGAACCGCAGAATTGGCGAAAATAATGAAGCTGTCAAATGGTTCGCAAGAGTTATCAATGACAAGAAAATTATGGATGCAGCCATGATTCGCGCCTGTCGGGAACAATGGGCACTGCTGCGGGAAGAAATGCAGAGCAAAGGGGAAGAGTTGACGGAAGAAGTAAAGGGATAG
- a CDS encoding O-methyltransferase, with product MLKTDQLSLARQVDMVFKELEEELSGMTSGTVFIQIRNNAIGKFGIRHNPIAGRNGQMSEEDRGLTNQQLKSFKAMAIEALKFKRYWTHGEISYEFALRQDKIIVDAILESNYNMANLMIQRYSRKESASIYHDIS from the coding sequence ATGCTGAAGACGGACCAGCTTTCACTTGCCAGGCAGGTTGACATGGTGTTTAAAGAGCTCGAAGAAGAATTATCCGGTATGACTTCGGGGACTGTGTTTATTCAAATTCGTAATAACGCCATTGGAAAATTCGGTATCCGCCATAATCCGATTGCAGGTCGTAACGGACAAATGTCTGAGGAGGATAGAGGATTAACGAATCAACAGTTGAAATCGTTTAAAGCGATGGCTATTGAAGCTTTGAAGTTCAAGCGTTATTGGACACATGGAGAAATCAGTTATGAGTTTGCCCTACGGCAGGATAAGATCATTGTAGATGCTATTCTCGAGTCTAATTATAATATGGCAAATTTAATGATACAGCGTTATTCAAGAAAGGAATCAGCAAGTATATATCATGATATTTCATAA